The Cellulophaga sp. L1A9 genome window below encodes:
- a CDS encoding ABC transporter ATP-binding protein produces the protein MSITVNHIGKSYKKIPALHDISFEVKEGELFGLIGPDGAGKTSLFRILTTLLIANEGTATVAGYDVVEDYKKIRNCVGYMPGKFSLYQDLTVQENLKFFATIFGTTIEENYDLIREIYVQIEPFKTRRAGKLSGGMKQKLALCCALIHKPKVLFLDEPTTGVDPVSRKEFWEMLKRLQLKGITILVSTPYMDEAALCDRIALLQDGKILQIDTPGAIVKHYPKEIYNVGAHSMYELINSLKAYEHQHSVYPFGEFVHYTDKRSDFNPADLKAYLAAKNLSEITIEKTTASIEDTFMELAKK, from the coding sequence ATGAGCATCACCGTAAACCATATTGGTAAATCCTACAAAAAGATACCCGCCTTACATGATATTTCTTTTGAAGTGAAGGAAGGAGAACTCTTTGGTCTAATTGGTCCAGATGGTGCGGGTAAAACAAGTTTATTTCGGATTCTTACGACCCTATTGATCGCCAATGAAGGTACTGCAACAGTCGCAGGATATGATGTGGTTGAAGATTATAAAAAAATTAGGAACTGTGTGGGCTATATGCCTGGGAAATTCTCATTGTATCAAGATTTAACGGTTCAGGAAAACCTAAAATTTTTCGCTACTATTTTCGGAACTACAATAGAAGAAAACTATGATTTAATTAGAGAAATATACGTTCAGATTGAGCCTTTTAAAACTCGTAGGGCAGGAAAACTTTCTGGGGGAATGAAACAAAAATTAGCTTTGTGCTGCGCCTTAATTCACAAACCAAAAGTGCTCTTTTTAGATGAACCTACCACGGGAGTTGATCCGGTATCCCGAAAAGAATTCTGGGAGATGTTAAAACGCTTACAACTAAAAGGAATTACCATTTTAGTATCTACTCCATATATGGATGAAGCGGCCTTGTGTGACAGAATTGCACTGCTGCAAGATGGGAAAATTTTACAGATAGATACGCCAGGAGCAATAGTAAAACACTATCCTAAAGAGATTTACAATGTGGGAGCCCATTCGATGTATGAACTCATCAATAGTTTAAAAGCGTATGAGCACCAGCATAGCGTGTATCCTTTTGGCGAGTTTGTTCATTATACTGATAAAAGATCGGACTTTAATCCGGCGGACTTAAAAGCATATTTGGCGGCTAAAAACCTCTCGGAGATCACTATAGAAAAAACGACTGCCAGCATTGAAGATACTTTTATGGAATTAGCAAAAAAATGA
- a CDS encoding ABC transporter ATP-binding protein, producing the protein MNDNKVIHVEGLTKTFGDFTAVNAITFDVHKGEIFGFLGANGAGKTTAMKMLIGISNPTSGKAQVAGFDVLTQAEDIKKNIGYMSQKFALYDDLTVQENITFFGGIYGLSRKQIREKSALLIQELGLENVDHQLVGALPLGWKQKLSFSVALLHDPKIVFLDEPTGGVDPITRRQFWEMIYKAAHQGTTIFVTTHYMDEAEYCDRVSIMVNGKIEALDTPKNLKKKYKADSMNDVFLKLARVPS; encoded by the coding sequence ATGAACGACAACAAAGTCATACACGTAGAAGGGTTAACAAAAACATTTGGAGATTTTACCGCTGTAAATGCCATTACATTTGATGTGCATAAAGGTGAAATATTTGGATTTTTAGGGGCCAATGGGGCTGGAAAAACAACGGCTATGAAAATGCTCATCGGAATTTCTAATCCAACGTCTGGCAAGGCACAAGTAGCAGGTTTTGATGTATTGACACAAGCAGAAGACATCAAAAAAAACATTGGCTATATGAGTCAGAAATTTGCCTTGTATGATGATTTAACGGTTCAAGAAAATATTACTTTCTTTGGCGGTATTTATGGTTTATCAAGAAAACAAATCAGAGAAAAGTCTGCTTTATTAATCCAAGAACTAGGGCTAGAAAATGTAGATCATCAATTGGTAGGCGCATTACCCTTGGGTTGGAAACAAAAACTATCATTTTCGGTAGCTTTACTTCACGATCCAAAAATTGTGTTTTTAGATGAGCCTACTGGTGGTGTGGATCCTATTACCAGGCGCCAATTTTGGGAAATGATTTACAAAGCCGCACATCAAGGAACGACCATTTTTGTAACTACCCATTATATGGATGAAGCAGAATATTGCGATCGCGTTTCCATTATGGTGAATGGCAAAATAGAAGCTTTAGACACCCCTAAAAACCTTAAAAAAAAATACAAAGCAGATAGCATGAACGATGTGTTTCTAAAACTTGCCAGAGTGCCCTCCTAA
- a CDS encoding ABC transporter permease gives MKRFIGFIEKEFYHIFRDRRSLFILFGMPIAQILLFGFAITNEINNVDIAILDHSKDANTTEIISKIGSSKYFSIKQVITKEADIAAVFKKGEVKAVLNFEKDFSKNLIKEHKASVQIVTDATDPNTANTISNYVNAILQQYQKELNKDSSTPYQIVPETRMVYNPELKSVYMFVPGVMTIILMLVSAMMTSISITKEKELGTMEILLVSPIKPIQVIIGKVFPYIFLSIINAIVIVVLSIFIFNMPVQGSLFLLALESILFIVSALALGILISTISKTQQTAMMISLMGLMLPVILLSGFIFPISSMPVPLQVISSIIPAKWFILIIKGIMLKGVGIEYLWKETLILLGMTVFFIALSVKKYKIRLE, from the coding sequence ATGAAAAGATTTATAGGCTTCATAGAAAAAGAATTTTACCATATCTTTAGAGATAGACGCTCCTTGTTTATCCTCTTTGGAATGCCTATTGCCCAGATTTTATTATTTGGCTTCGCGATAACCAATGAAATTAATAATGTTGATATTGCTATTCTAGACCATTCAAAAGATGCAAACACCACCGAAATTATTTCAAAAATAGGGTCCTCAAAATACTTTAGTATTAAACAAGTTATCACTAAAGAAGCAGACATTGCTGCTGTTTTTAAAAAAGGCGAAGTAAAGGCTGTATTAAATTTTGAGAAAGACTTTAGCAAAAACCTTATAAAAGAGCATAAAGCTAGCGTTCAAATTGTTACCGATGCAACGGACCCGAATACCGCGAATACCATCAGTAACTATGTCAATGCTATTCTACAGCAATACCAAAAAGAATTAAACAAAGACAGCAGCACGCCATACCAGATAGTTCCTGAGACCCGAATGGTCTATAATCCAGAATTAAAAAGCGTGTATATGTTTGTTCCGGGAGTCATGACCATTATCCTTATGCTCGTTTCTGCCATGATGACGTCTATTTCTATCACAAAAGAAAAAGAATTGGGTACTATGGAAATATTGTTAGTCTCTCCGATAAAACCAATTCAAGTCATTATAGGCAAGGTTTTTCCTTATATTTTTCTATCCATCATAAACGCAATTGTCATTGTAGTTTTGAGTATTTTCATCTTTAACATGCCGGTACAAGGTAGCTTATTTCTGTTGGCTTTAGAGAGTATCCTTTTTATTGTGAGTGCTTTGGCATTGGGAATTTTAATTTCCACCATTTCTAAAACACAACAAACCGCCATGATGATTTCTTTAATGGGATTAATGCTACCCGTTATTTTACTTTCGGGTTTTATTTTCCCTATTTCAAGCATGCCAGTACCCTTGCAGGTCATTAGTTCTATTATTCCTGCCAAATGGTTTATTCTTATCATTAAAGGCATTATGCTAAAAGGGGTAGGTATAGAGTATTTATGGAAAGAAACTCTTATTTTATTAGGAATGACGGTGTTTTTCATAGCCTTGAGTGTCAAAAAATATAAAATTAGACTAGAATGA
- a CDS encoding ABC transporter permease, producing the protein MKIILYIIQKEFKQIFRNKGMLPIIFVLPLLQLIILSNAATFEIKNIKFGAIDHDHTATSRALIEKFNASTYFDVLTNYPSQEKASAAMLKGEVNVILEIPSYFQRDLQTEKYHTLGVTINAIDGAAAGVENVYVTQIIQSFNQHIKVDLLQPSDQLITTTRIETIPLFWYNETLNYKTFMVPGILVLLVTMITLFLSGMNIVREKEIGTLEQINVTPIKKSQFIIGKLFPFWVIGMGLLTVGLIIAKGIFNVPMLGSLPLMYLYTGIYILVILGIGLFISNFTDTQQQAMFIAWFFTVIFILMSGLFTPIESMPKWAQMMTAFNPIKYFVEVMRMVMLKGSGFMDILPQLLKTVLYAFIMNGLAVWSYKKST; encoded by the coding sequence ATGAAAATAATACTATACATCATACAAAAAGAGTTTAAGCAAATCTTTAGAAATAAAGGGATGCTGCCTATTATTTTTGTTTTACCCCTACTCCAATTAATCATTTTATCAAATGCTGCGACTTTCGAAATAAAGAACATCAAATTTGGAGCTATAGACCATGATCATACGGCTACTTCCAGAGCATTAATTGAAAAATTTAATGCCTCTACTTATTTTGATGTACTGACCAATTATCCTTCTCAAGAAAAAGCGAGTGCCGCTATGCTAAAGGGAGAAGTAAATGTGATTTTAGAAATACCAAGCTATTTTCAACGTGATTTACAAACGGAAAAATACCACACTTTAGGGGTTACCATAAATGCTATTGATGGTGCTGCAGCGGGTGTAGAAAATGTGTATGTTACACAGATTATTCAAAGTTTTAATCAACATATAAAAGTTGATTTATTACAGCCCTCAGACCAACTTATAACCACAACACGTATAGAAACTATTCCTTTATTTTGGTACAATGAAACCTTAAATTACAAAACCTTTATGGTACCTGGCATTTTAGTGCTATTGGTTACCATGATTACACTATTTCTTTCAGGAATGAATATTGTGCGCGAAAAAGAAATAGGCACCTTAGAACAGATTAATGTAACACCCATTAAGAAAAGTCAGTTTATTATAGGCAAACTCTTTCCGTTTTGGGTTATAGGAATGGGCTTACTCACTGTTGGACTTATTATTGCTAAAGGTATCTTTAATGTTCCTATGCTAGGCAGCTTACCCCTCATGTATTTATATACGGGAATTTATATTTTAGTGATATTAGGAATTGGATTGTTTATTTCAAATTTTACAGACACTCAACAACAAGCCATGTTTATCGCTTGGTTTTTTACCGTTATTTTTATATTAATGAGTGGCTTGTTTACGCCTATTGAAAGTATGCCAAAATGGGCACAGATGATGACGGCCTTTAACCCTATAAAATACTTTGTGGAAGTGATGCGGATGGTGATGCTTAAAGGATCTGGTTTTATGGATATTCTTCCACAATTATTAAAAACCGTATTGTACGCATTTATAATGAATGGTTTGGCGGTTTGGAGTTATAAAAAATCGACATAA
- a CDS encoding TonB-dependent receptor, whose translation MRNVLFTLLLLPLLSLAQRTTISGVVTDGRDALPGVNIIEKGTTNGVTTDFNGNFQISVATGALLEFSYIGFKNQEVPTTGKTVLSIAMEEDAKALDEVVVQGFTGVVGRARKRTESIQSIPESVTALNSEGIEKNGINNVTNFAKLVPNLKLNSSQAAGINFLTIRGIPQIRNADAPVAFVIDGVTIPDPSLLNQELFDLALIEVVKGPQGALYGKNAIGGAINIYSKEPVNTNKNNLTLGYGNANALLTQFVSSGAIKKDKVFYRLSTQFKNFDGLLTNEYTNEKVDFSREFNVRGQIIARIADNFKASATLQFIDVSGGAAYYSVNPTGNIFVDGAPGGTLSPNPEDGNNVINHDEPGKSDINNAFGSLSLEYTPGKVKMQSITSYNYVDRSLSGDLDFIPFDDFTQGETAETRTFNQELRFNNVASEGKINWSAGGFYQDIEKPFFQDGLSRDFDLNELFYGVAADVINTTKTYALFGFIDYKLTDKLTASAGFRYDNDTFKQEDHLSGDTFERSNNIVQPKASISYQATENVLVYTNYGRGYRTGGFNPAVTDRFNRDYEDELTDNFELGFKSSMWNNRFILNGSAFYTDFSNQQQYIFDLDTFFPGNYNYDKSRIIGFEFDAKLRLSKFLDLLANYGFVDSEITEGGTTGGVDGTATDLNAFNGKKTPFVPQNNFNIGLESSFALTEKINFDGTINLNSTGKTYWDENNSDAFTTNAYQLLDARASISFDNLKFTIWGNNILDKQYYTEYVPGSTFGGFDDFGWRGRPATYGASVSINF comes from the coding sequence ATGAGAAATGTACTATTTACACTATTATTACTACCCCTATTAAGCTTGGCACAGCGCACCACCATTAGTGGTGTGGTCACAGATGGCAGGGATGCCTTACCTGGCGTCAATATTATAGAAAAAGGAACCACCAATGGGGTGACTACCGACTTTAATGGAAATTTTCAAATTTCTGTAGCTACAGGCGCACTATTAGAATTCTCTTATATCGGTTTTAAAAATCAGGAAGTACCTACAACAGGTAAAACTGTACTTAGTATTGCTATGGAAGAAGATGCTAAGGCCTTAGATGAGGTTGTTGTCCAAGGGTTTACAGGCGTTGTTGGTAGGGCTCGGAAACGGACAGAATCAATACAGTCTATCCCAGAATCTGTAACCGCCTTAAACAGTGAGGGCATTGAGAAAAATGGCATTAACAATGTTACCAATTTTGCGAAATTGGTACCTAACCTAAAATTAAACAGCTCACAAGCTGCAGGAATTAACTTCTTAACCATAAGAGGTATTCCTCAAATACGAAATGCAGATGCGCCTGTGGCTTTTGTTATAGATGGTGTTACCATTCCAGATCCAAGTTTATTAAATCAAGAATTGTTTGATTTGGCTTTGATAGAAGTAGTGAAAGGTCCTCAAGGGGCACTTTATGGTAAAAATGCCATTGGAGGAGCTATTAACATTTACTCTAAAGAACCTGTAAATACGAACAAAAACAATTTAACCTTAGGCTATGGAAATGCAAATGCTTTATTAACGCAATTTGTTTCTTCAGGTGCTATTAAAAAAGATAAAGTATTCTACCGCTTATCTACGCAGTTTAAAAACTTCGACGGTTTATTAACGAATGAATATACTAATGAAAAAGTAGATTTCTCTAGAGAATTCAATGTTCGAGGTCAGATTATCGCTAGAATTGCAGACAATTTCAAAGCCAGTGCTACACTACAATTTATTGATGTAAGTGGCGGCGCCGCATACTACTCCGTAAATCCTACGGGAAATATCTTTGTAGATGGCGCTCCTGGAGGAACACTTTCTCCAAACCCAGAAGACGGCAATAATGTTATCAACCATGATGAACCTGGAAAATCGGATATCAACAATGCCTTTGGAAGCCTTTCTTTAGAATATACTCCTGGCAAAGTTAAAATGCAAAGTATTACTTCCTACAACTATGTTGATCGTTCTTTGAGTGGCGATTTAGACTTTATTCCTTTTGATGATTTTACACAAGGAGAAACCGCTGAAACCAGAACATTTAATCAAGAACTACGCTTTAATAATGTCGCTTCTGAGGGAAAAATTAATTGGAGTGCTGGTGGTTTTTATCAAGATATAGAAAAGCCTTTCTTTCAAGATGGCTTGAGTCGTGATTTTGATTTAAATGAATTGTTTTATGGTGTAGCTGCAGATGTTATCAACACAACAAAAACCTATGCCCTATTTGGTTTTATAGATTATAAGTTAACGGACAAACTTACGGCTTCGGCAGGTTTCCGATACGATAATGATACTTTCAAACAAGAAGATCATTTATCTGGGGATACTTTTGAGCGCTCTAATAATATAGTACAACCTAAGGCTTCTATATCGTATCAAGCTACCGAGAATGTTTTGGTCTATACTAATTACGGAAGAGGATACCGAACAGGTGGATTTAATCCTGCAGTGACCGATCGTTTTAACAGAGATTATGAAGATGAATTGACGGATAATTTTGAACTAGGTTTCAAATCTTCTATGTGGAACAACCGATTTATTTTAAATGGCTCTGCTTTTTACACAGATTTCTCTAACCAACAGCAGTATATATTTGACCTAGACACCTTTTTTCCTGGAAACTACAATTATGATAAGAGTAGAATTATTGGTTTTGAATTTGATGCAAAACTTAGATTGTCTAAGTTCTTAGATTTATTAGCTAATTATGGTTTTGTTGATTCTGAAATTACAGAAGGTGGTACTACAGGTGGTGTTGATGGTACCGCAACAGATCTTAATGCCTTTAATGGTAAAAAGACTCCTTTTGTTCCCCAAAATAACTTCAATATAGGTTTAGAATCTAGTTTTGCTTTGACCGAAAAAATAAATTTTGACGGCACTATTAACCTAAATAGCACAGGAAAAACTTATTGGGATGAAAATAACTCAGATGCATTTACAACAAATGCCTACCAATTGCTAGATGCACGTGCTTCTATTTCTTTTGACAACTTAAAATTTACCATCTGGGGAAATAACATATTAGATAAACAATACTATACAGAGTATGTTCCAGGATCAACATTTGGTGGTTTTGATGACTTTGGATGGAGAGGCAGACCGGCAACATACGGTGCTTCAGTTTCAATCAATTTCTAA